From Tripterygium wilfordii isolate XIE 37 chromosome 16, ASM1340144v1, whole genome shotgun sequence, one genomic window encodes:
- the LOC119980923 gene encoding uncharacterized protein LOC119980923 isoform X8: protein MALEHCKSTYVSSCSNTWALMASSAAGSSDLNKSSSSKKKKKVTSPTSSPLVTNRKASAADVEGRLNMPNQGTWKTDAGTDQSTAGQLYAKKAEKKTRREVDANYRRKIKTKVENYDYMLSEFGKLQLENERLRKENEHLRKDNESLKQLAESHNKETEKLESRITSLTGDNNSLSKENKSFLLKMLNLYEENDQLKKKEYWKNLYTHQQLVGSNSYGQVSFQSMHGHSQPMPTGGGGSVSQQHVNSSFPGQVSFQNMDGHSQPMPTGGGGSVSQQHVNSSFPGQFQNMDGHSQPMPTGGGGSVSRQHVNSSFPSQFQNMDGHSQPMPTGGGGSVSQQHVNSSFPGQISFQNMDGHSQPMPTDGGGSVSQQHANSSFPGQLQNMHGHSQPMPTGSGGVNSSFSGQASPTGGGKSGYPFIGREKFMELSYAELPEPSPPMQTGGREAYPTSGN, encoded by the exons ATGGCTCTCGAACATTGCAAGTCTACGTA CGTTAGTTCTTGCAGCAATACTTGGGCACTAATGGCAAGCTCTGCTGCTGGTTCATCAGATCTCAACAAGTCGAGCTcgtcgaagaagaagaagaaagtcacGTCTCCAACAAGCTCTCCGTTAG TTACAAATCGAAAGGCTTCTGCAGCAGACGTTGAGGGACGGTTGAATATGCCAAATCAAG GTACATGGAAGACTGATGCAGGCACTGATCAATCTACAGCTGGACAATTATATGCCAAAAAAGCCGAGAAAAAAACACGAAGAGAGGTTGATGCAAATTATCGCCGTAAAATAAAG ACGAAGGTGGAAAATTACGATTACATGTTGTCTGAGTTTGGAAAACTTCAACTAGAGAATGAGCGTTTAAGGAAGGAGAATGAGCATTTAAGGAAGGATAATGAGTCATTGAAACAACTGGCTGAGTCACATAACAAAGAGACAGAGAAACTTGAATCTCGAATTACTTCATTGACCGGCGACAATAATTCCCTATCGAAGGAGAACAAATCTTTTCTTCTTAAGATGCTG AATTTGTATGAGGAGAATGATCAATTGAAAAAGAAGGAATACTGGAAGAATCTTTATACCCACCAGCAGCTTGTGGGTTCAAATTCTTATGGTCAAGTAAGT TTTCAGAGCATGCATGGACATTCACAACCTATGCCAACTGGCGGCGGAGGAAGTGTATCCCAACAACATGTGAATTCTAGTTTTCCTGGCCAAGTAAGT TTTCAGAACATGGATGGACATTCACAACCTATGCCAACTGGCGGCGGAGGAAGTGTATCCCAACAACATGTGAATTCTAGTTTTCCTGGTCAA TTTCAGAACATGGATGGACATTCACAACCTATGCCAACTGGCGGCGGAGGAAGTGTATCCCGACAACATGTGAATTCTAGTTTTCCTAGCCAA TTTCAAAACATGGATGGACATTCACAACCTATGCCAACTGGCGGCGGAGGAAGTGTATCCCAACAACATGTGAATTCTAGTTTCCCTGGCCAAATAAGT TTTCAGAACATGGATGGACATTCACAACCTATGCCAACTGACGGCGGAGGAAGTGTATCCCAACAACACGCGAATTCTAGTTTTCCTGGCCAA CTTCAGAACATGCATGGACATTCACAACCTATGCCAACTGGCAGCGGAGGTGTGAATTCTAGCTTTT CTGGCCAAGCAAGT CCAACTGGTGGTGGAAAAAGCGGATACCCCTTCATCGGCCGAGAAAAATTTATGGAGCTTAGTTATGCA GAACTGCCTGAACCTTCACCACCCATGCAAACTGGCGGCAGAGAAGCGTATCCCACTTCGGGTAACTGA
- the LOC119980923 gene encoding uncharacterized protein LOC119980923 isoform X47, translating into MASSAAGSSDLNKSSSANKEVTSPTSSPLVINQTASAAEADVEGGLTTPNQGIGDTDQTATGQLSAEEARKRAKKETDARHHNKRKTKLENYDKMSSDFGKLQLENEHLRKENEHSRKENESLKQLAESRNKETEKFESRITSLTDENYSLLKENKSLLLQIVNLYEENNQLKKEKECWKNLYTQQQPVDSNSYGQVSFQSMHGHLQPMPTGDGGSVSQQHVNSSFSSQFQSMHGHSQPMPTGGGGSVSQQHVNSSFPGQVSFQNMDGHSQPMPTGGGGSVSQQHVNSSFPGQFQNMDGHSQPMPTDGGGSVSQQHANSSFPGQLQNMHGHSQPMPTGSGGVNSSFSGQASPTGGGKSGYPFIGREKFMELSYAELPEPSPPMQTGGREAYPTSGN; encoded by the exons ATGGCAAGCTCTGCTGCTGGTTCATCAGATCTCAACAAGTCGAGCTCGGCGAACAAGGAGGTCACGTCTCCAACAAGCTCTCCGTTAG TTATAAATCAAACGGCTTCTGCAGCAGAAGCAGATGTTGAGGGAGGGTTGACTACTCCAAATCAAG GGATTGGAGACACTGATCAAACTGCAACTGGACAATTATCTGCCGAAGAAGCTAGGAAAAGAGCAAAAAAAGAGACTGATGCTAGGCACCACAATAAAAGAAAG ACGAAGCTGGAAAATTACGATAAAATGTCGTCTGACTTTGGAAAACTTCAACTAGAGAATGAGCATTTAAGGAAGGAGAATGAGCATTCAAGGAAGGAGAATGAGTCATTGAAACAACTGGCGGAGTCACGTAACAAAGAGACAGAGAAATTTGAATCTCGAATTACTTCATTGACCGATGAAAATTATTCTCTATTGAAGGAGAACAAATCTTTGCTTCTTCAGATTGTG AATTTGTATGAGGAGAATAATCAATTGAAAAAGGAGAAGGAATGCTGGAAGAATCTTTATACCCAACAGCAGCCTGTGGATTCTAATTCTTATGGTCAAGTAAGT TTTCAGAGCATGCATGGACATTTACAACCTATGCCAACTGGCGACGGAGGAAGTGTATCCCAACAACATGTGAATTCTAGCTTTTCTAGCCAA TTTCAGAGCATGCATGGACATTCACAACCTATGCCAACTGGCGGCGGAGGAAGTGTATCCCAACAACATGTGAATTCTAGTTTTCCTGGCCAAGTAAGT TTTCAGAACATGGATGGACATTCACAACCTATGCCAACTGGCGGCGGAGGAAGTGTATCCCAACAACATGTGAATTCTAGTTTTCCTGGTCAA TTTCAGAACATGGATGGACATTCACAACCTATGCCAACTGACGGCGGAGGAAGTGTATCCCAACAACACGCGAATTCTAGTTTTCCTGGCCAA CTTCAGAACATGCATGGACATTCACAACCTATGCCAACTGGCAGCGGAGGTGTGAATTCTAGCTTTT CTGGCCAAGCAAGT CCAACTGGTGGTGGAAAAAGCGGATACCCCTTCATCGGCCGAGAAAAATTTATGGAGCTTAGTTATGCA GAACTGCCTGAACCTTCACCACCCATGCAAACTGGCGGCAGAGAAGCGTATCCCACTTCGGGTAACTGA
- the LOC119980923 gene encoding protein SPT2 homolog isoform X41 produces the protein MASSAAGSSDLNKSSSANKEVTSPTSSPLVINQTASAAEADVEGGLTTPNQGIGDTDQTATGQLSAEEARKRAKKETDARHHNKRKTKLENYDKMSSDFGKLQLENEHLRKENEHSRKENESLKQLAESRNKETEKFESRITSLTDENYSLLKENKSLLLQIVNLYEENNQLKKEKECWKNLYTQQQPVDSNSYGQVSFQSMHGHLQPMPTGDGGSVSQQHVNSSFSSQFQSMHGHSQPMPTGGGGSVSQQHVNSSFPGQVSFQNMDGHSQPMPTGGGGSVSQQHVNSSFPGQNMDGHSQPMPTGGGGSVSQQHVNSSFPGQFQNMDGHSQPMPTDGGGSVSQQHANSSFPGQLQNMHGHSQPMPTGSGGVNSSFSGQASPTGGGKSGYPFIGREKFMELSYAELPEPSPPMQTGGREAYPTSGN, from the exons ATGGCAAGCTCTGCTGCTGGTTCATCAGATCTCAACAAGTCGAGCTCGGCGAACAAGGAGGTCACGTCTCCAACAAGCTCTCCGTTAG TTATAAATCAAACGGCTTCTGCAGCAGAAGCAGATGTTGAGGGAGGGTTGACTACTCCAAATCAAG GGATTGGAGACACTGATCAAACTGCAACTGGACAATTATCTGCCGAAGAAGCTAGGAAAAGAGCAAAAAAAGAGACTGATGCTAGGCACCACAATAAAAGAAAG ACGAAGCTGGAAAATTACGATAAAATGTCGTCTGACTTTGGAAAACTTCAACTAGAGAATGAGCATTTAAGGAAGGAGAATGAGCATTCAAGGAAGGAGAATGAGTCATTGAAACAACTGGCGGAGTCACGTAACAAAGAGACAGAGAAATTTGAATCTCGAATTACTTCATTGACCGATGAAAATTATTCTCTATTGAAGGAGAACAAATCTTTGCTTCTTCAGATTGTG AATTTGTATGAGGAGAATAATCAATTGAAAAAGGAGAAGGAATGCTGGAAGAATCTTTATACCCAACAGCAGCCTGTGGATTCTAATTCTTATGGTCAAGTAAGT TTTCAGAGCATGCATGGACATTTACAACCTATGCCAACTGGCGACGGAGGAAGTGTATCCCAACAACATGTGAATTCTAGCTTTTCTAGCCAA TTTCAGAGCATGCATGGACATTCACAACCTATGCCAACTGGCGGCGGAGGAAGTGTATCCCAACAACATGTGAATTCTAGTTTTCCTGGCCAAGTAAGT TTTCAGAACATGGATGGACATTCACAACCTATGCCAACTGGCGGCGGAGGAAGTGTATCCCAACAACATGTGAATTCTAGTTTTCCTGGTCAA AACATGGATGGACATTCACAACCTATGCCAACTGGCGGCGGAGGAAGTGTATCCCAACAACATGTGAATTCTAGTTTCCCTGGCCAA TTTCAGAACATGGATGGACATTCACAACCTATGCCAACTGACGGCGGAGGAAGTGTATCCCAACAACACGCGAATTCTAGTTTTCCTGGCCAA CTTCAGAACATGCATGGACATTCACAACCTATGCCAACTGGCAGCGGAGGTGTGAATTCTAGCTTTT CTGGCCAAGCAAGT CCAACTGGTGGTGGAAAAAGCGGATACCCCTTCATCGGCCGAGAAAAATTTATGGAGCTTAGTTATGCA GAACTGCCTGAACCTTCACCACCCATGCAAACTGGCGGCAGAGAAGCGTATCCCACTTCGGGTAACTGA
- the LOC119980923 gene encoding S-antigen protein-like isoform X35 — MASSAAGSSDLNKSSSANKEVTSPTSSPLVINQTASAAEADVEGGLTTPNQGIGDTDQTATGQLSAEEARKRAKKETDARHHNKRKTKLENYDKMSSDFGKLQLENEHLRKENEHSRKENESLKQLAESRNKETEKFESRITSLTDENYSLLKENKSLLLQIVNLYEENNQLKKEKECWKNLYTQQQPVDSNSYGQVSFQSMHGHLQPMPTGDGGSVSQQHVNSSFSSQFQSMHGHSQPMPTGGGGSVSQQHVNSSFPGQVSFQNMDGHSQPMPTGGGGSVSQQHVNSSFPGQNMDGHSQPMPTGGGGSVSQQHVNSSFPGQISFQNMDGHSQPMPTDGGGSVSQQHANSSFPGQLQNMHGHSQPMPTGSGGVNSSFSGQASPTGGGKSGYPFIGREKFMELSYAELPEPSPPMQTGGREAYPTSGN; from the exons ATGGCAAGCTCTGCTGCTGGTTCATCAGATCTCAACAAGTCGAGCTCGGCGAACAAGGAGGTCACGTCTCCAACAAGCTCTCCGTTAG TTATAAATCAAACGGCTTCTGCAGCAGAAGCAGATGTTGAGGGAGGGTTGACTACTCCAAATCAAG GGATTGGAGACACTGATCAAACTGCAACTGGACAATTATCTGCCGAAGAAGCTAGGAAAAGAGCAAAAAAAGAGACTGATGCTAGGCACCACAATAAAAGAAAG ACGAAGCTGGAAAATTACGATAAAATGTCGTCTGACTTTGGAAAACTTCAACTAGAGAATGAGCATTTAAGGAAGGAGAATGAGCATTCAAGGAAGGAGAATGAGTCATTGAAACAACTGGCGGAGTCACGTAACAAAGAGACAGAGAAATTTGAATCTCGAATTACTTCATTGACCGATGAAAATTATTCTCTATTGAAGGAGAACAAATCTTTGCTTCTTCAGATTGTG AATTTGTATGAGGAGAATAATCAATTGAAAAAGGAGAAGGAATGCTGGAAGAATCTTTATACCCAACAGCAGCCTGTGGATTCTAATTCTTATGGTCAAGTAAGT TTTCAGAGCATGCATGGACATTTACAACCTATGCCAACTGGCGACGGAGGAAGTGTATCCCAACAACATGTGAATTCTAGCTTTTCTAGCCAA TTTCAGAGCATGCATGGACATTCACAACCTATGCCAACTGGCGGCGGAGGAAGTGTATCCCAACAACATGTGAATTCTAGTTTTCCTGGCCAAGTAAGT TTTCAGAACATGGATGGACATTCACAACCTATGCCAACTGGCGGCGGAGGAAGTGTATCCCAACAACATGTGAATTCTAGTTTTCCTGGTCAA AACATGGATGGACATTCACAACCTATGCCAACTGGCGGCGGAGGAAGTGTATCCCAACAACATGTGAATTCTAGTTTCCCTGGCCAAATAAGT TTTCAGAACATGGATGGACATTCACAACCTATGCCAACTGACGGCGGAGGAAGTGTATCCCAACAACACGCGAATTCTAGTTTTCCTGGCCAA CTTCAGAACATGCATGGACATTCACAACCTATGCCAACTGGCAGCGGAGGTGTGAATTCTAGCTTTT CTGGCCAAGCAAGT CCAACTGGTGGTGGAAAAAGCGGATACCCCTTCATCGGCCGAGAAAAATTTATGGAGCTTAGTTATGCA GAACTGCCTGAACCTTCACCACCCATGCAAACTGGCGGCAGAGAAGCGTATCCCACTTCGGGTAACTGA
- the LOC119980923 gene encoding uncharacterized protein LOC119980923 isoform X37, with product MASSAAGSSDLNKSSSANKEVTSPTSSPLVINQTASAAEADVEGGLTTPNQGIGDTDQTATGQLSAEEARKRAKKETDARHHNKRKTKLENYDKMSSDFGKLQLENEHLRKENEHSRKENESLKQLAESRNKETEKFESRITSLTDENYSLLKENKSLLLQIVNLYEENNQLKKEKECWKNLYTQQQPVDSNSYGQVSFQSMHGHLQPMPTGDGGSVSQQHVNSSFSSQFQSMHGHSQPMPTGGGGSVSQQHVNSSFPGQVSFQNMDGHSQPMPTGGGGSVSQQHVNSSFPGQFQNMDGHSQPMPTGGGGSVSQQHVNSSFPGQISNMDGHSQPMPTDGGGSVSQQHANSSFPGQLQNMHGHSQPMPTGSGGVNSSFSGQASPTGGGKSGYPFIGREKFMELSYAELPEPSPPMQTGGREAYPTSGN from the exons ATGGCAAGCTCTGCTGCTGGTTCATCAGATCTCAACAAGTCGAGCTCGGCGAACAAGGAGGTCACGTCTCCAACAAGCTCTCCGTTAG TTATAAATCAAACGGCTTCTGCAGCAGAAGCAGATGTTGAGGGAGGGTTGACTACTCCAAATCAAG GGATTGGAGACACTGATCAAACTGCAACTGGACAATTATCTGCCGAAGAAGCTAGGAAAAGAGCAAAAAAAGAGACTGATGCTAGGCACCACAATAAAAGAAAG ACGAAGCTGGAAAATTACGATAAAATGTCGTCTGACTTTGGAAAACTTCAACTAGAGAATGAGCATTTAAGGAAGGAGAATGAGCATTCAAGGAAGGAGAATGAGTCATTGAAACAACTGGCGGAGTCACGTAACAAAGAGACAGAGAAATTTGAATCTCGAATTACTTCATTGACCGATGAAAATTATTCTCTATTGAAGGAGAACAAATCTTTGCTTCTTCAGATTGTG AATTTGTATGAGGAGAATAATCAATTGAAAAAGGAGAAGGAATGCTGGAAGAATCTTTATACCCAACAGCAGCCTGTGGATTCTAATTCTTATGGTCAAGTAAGT TTTCAGAGCATGCATGGACATTTACAACCTATGCCAACTGGCGACGGAGGAAGTGTATCCCAACAACATGTGAATTCTAGCTTTTCTAGCCAA TTTCAGAGCATGCATGGACATTCACAACCTATGCCAACTGGCGGCGGAGGAAGTGTATCCCAACAACATGTGAATTCTAGTTTTCCTGGCCAAGTAAGT TTTCAGAACATGGATGGACATTCACAACCTATGCCAACTGGCGGCGGAGGAAGTGTATCCCAACAACATGTGAATTCTAGTTTTCCTGGTCAA TTTCAAAACATGGATGGACATTCACAACCTATGCCAACTGGCGGCGGAGGAAGTGTATCCCAACAACATGTGAATTCTAGTTTCCCTGGCCAAATAAGT AACATGGATGGACATTCACAACCTATGCCAACTGACGGCGGAGGAAGTGTATCCCAACAACACGCGAATTCTAGTTTTCCTGGCCAA CTTCAGAACATGCATGGACATTCACAACCTATGCCAACTGGCAGCGGAGGTGTGAATTCTAGCTTTT CTGGCCAAGCAAGT CCAACTGGTGGTGGAAAAAGCGGATACCCCTTCATCGGCCGAGAAAAATTTATGGAGCTTAGTTATGCA GAACTGCCTGAACCTTCACCACCCATGCAAACTGGCGGCAGAGAAGCGTATCCCACTTCGGGTAACTGA
- the LOC119980923 gene encoding uncharacterized protein LOC119980923 isoform X16, with the protein MALEHCKSTYVSSCSNTWALMASSAAGSSDLNKSSSSKKKKKVTSPTSSPLVTNRKASAADVEGRLNMPNQGTWKTDAGTDQSTAGQLYAKKAEKKTRREVDANYRRKIKTKVENYDYMLSEFGKLQLENERLRKENEHLRKDNESLKQLAESHNKETEKLESRITSLTGDNNSLSKENKSFLLKMLNLYEENDQLKKKEYWKNLYTHQQLVGSNSYGQVSSMHGHSQPMPTGGGGSVSQQHVNSSFPGQFQNMDGHSQPMPTGGGGSVSQQHVNSSFPGQFQNMDGHSQPMPTGGGGSVSRQHVNSSFPSQFQNMDGHSQPMPTGGGGSVSQQHVNSSFPGQISFQNMDGHSQPMPTDGGGSVSQQHANSSFPGQLQNMHGHSQPMPTGSGGVNSSFSGQASPTGGGKSGYPFIGREKFMELSYAELPEPSPPMQTGGREAYPTSGN; encoded by the exons ATGGCTCTCGAACATTGCAAGTCTACGTA CGTTAGTTCTTGCAGCAATACTTGGGCACTAATGGCAAGCTCTGCTGCTGGTTCATCAGATCTCAACAAGTCGAGCTcgtcgaagaagaagaagaaagtcacGTCTCCAACAAGCTCTCCGTTAG TTACAAATCGAAAGGCTTCTGCAGCAGACGTTGAGGGACGGTTGAATATGCCAAATCAAG GTACATGGAAGACTGATGCAGGCACTGATCAATCTACAGCTGGACAATTATATGCCAAAAAAGCCGAGAAAAAAACACGAAGAGAGGTTGATGCAAATTATCGCCGTAAAATAAAG ACGAAGGTGGAAAATTACGATTACATGTTGTCTGAGTTTGGAAAACTTCAACTAGAGAATGAGCGTTTAAGGAAGGAGAATGAGCATTTAAGGAAGGATAATGAGTCATTGAAACAACTGGCTGAGTCACATAACAAAGAGACAGAGAAACTTGAATCTCGAATTACTTCATTGACCGGCGACAATAATTCCCTATCGAAGGAGAACAAATCTTTTCTTCTTAAGATGCTG AATTTGTATGAGGAGAATGATCAATTGAAAAAGAAGGAATACTGGAAGAATCTTTATACCCACCAGCAGCTTGTGGGTTCAAATTCTTATGGTCAAGTAAGT AGCATGCATGGACATTCACAACCTATGCCAACTGGCGGCGGAGGAAGTGTATCCCAACAACATGTGAATTCTAGTTTTCCTGGCCAA TTTCAGAACATGGATGGACATTCACAACCTATGCCAACTGGCGGCGGAGGAAGTGTATCCCAACAACATGTGAATTCTAGTTTTCCTGGTCAA TTTCAGAACATGGATGGACATTCACAACCTATGCCAACTGGCGGCGGAGGAAGTGTATCCCGACAACATGTGAATTCTAGTTTTCCTAGCCAA TTTCAAAACATGGATGGACATTCACAACCTATGCCAACTGGCGGCGGAGGAAGTGTATCCCAACAACATGTGAATTCTAGTTTCCCTGGCCAAATAAGT TTTCAGAACATGGATGGACATTCACAACCTATGCCAACTGACGGCGGAGGAAGTGTATCCCAACAACACGCGAATTCTAGTTTTCCTGGCCAA CTTCAGAACATGCATGGACATTCACAACCTATGCCAACTGGCAGCGGAGGTGTGAATTCTAGCTTTT CTGGCCAAGCAAGT CCAACTGGTGGTGGAAAAAGCGGATACCCCTTCATCGGCCGAGAAAAATTTATGGAGCTTAGTTATGCA GAACTGCCTGAACCTTCACCACCCATGCAAACTGGCGGCAGAGAAGCGTATCCCACTTCGGGTAACTGA
- the LOC119980923 gene encoding uncharacterized protein LOC119980923 isoform X10 has protein sequence MALEHCKSTYVSSCSNTWALMASSAAGSSDLNKSSSSKKKKKVTSPTSSPLVTNRKASAADVEGRLNMPNQGTWKTDAGTDQSTAGQLYAKKAEKKTRREVDANYRRKIKTKVENYDYMLSEFGKLQLENERLRKENEHLRKDNESLKQLAESHNKETEKLESRITSLTGDNNSLSKENKSFLLKMLNLYEENDQLKKKEYWKNLYTHQQLVGSNSYGQVSFQSMHGHSQPMPTGGGGSVSQQHVNSSFPGQFQNMDGHSQPMPTGGGGSVSQQHVNSSFPGQFQNMDGHSQPMPTGGGGSVSRQHVNSSFPSQFQNMDGHSQPMPTGGGGSVSQQHVNSSFPGQISFQNMDGHSQPMPTDGGGSVSQQHANSSFPGQLQNMHGHSQPMPTGSGGVNSSFSGQASPTGGGKSGYPFIGREKFMELSYAELPEPSPPMQTGGREAYPTSGN, from the exons ATGGCTCTCGAACATTGCAAGTCTACGTA CGTTAGTTCTTGCAGCAATACTTGGGCACTAATGGCAAGCTCTGCTGCTGGTTCATCAGATCTCAACAAGTCGAGCTcgtcgaagaagaagaagaaagtcacGTCTCCAACAAGCTCTCCGTTAG TTACAAATCGAAAGGCTTCTGCAGCAGACGTTGAGGGACGGTTGAATATGCCAAATCAAG GTACATGGAAGACTGATGCAGGCACTGATCAATCTACAGCTGGACAATTATATGCCAAAAAAGCCGAGAAAAAAACACGAAGAGAGGTTGATGCAAATTATCGCCGTAAAATAAAG ACGAAGGTGGAAAATTACGATTACATGTTGTCTGAGTTTGGAAAACTTCAACTAGAGAATGAGCGTTTAAGGAAGGAGAATGAGCATTTAAGGAAGGATAATGAGTCATTGAAACAACTGGCTGAGTCACATAACAAAGAGACAGAGAAACTTGAATCTCGAATTACTTCATTGACCGGCGACAATAATTCCCTATCGAAGGAGAACAAATCTTTTCTTCTTAAGATGCTG AATTTGTATGAGGAGAATGATCAATTGAAAAAGAAGGAATACTGGAAGAATCTTTATACCCACCAGCAGCTTGTGGGTTCAAATTCTTATGGTCAAGTAAGT TTTCAGAGCATGCATGGACATTCACAACCTATGCCAACTGGCGGCGGAGGAAGTGTATCCCAACAACATGTGAATTCTAGTTTTCCTGGCCAA TTTCAGAACATGGATGGACATTCACAACCTATGCCAACTGGCGGCGGAGGAAGTGTATCCCAACAACATGTGAATTCTAGTTTTCCTGGTCAA TTTCAGAACATGGATGGACATTCACAACCTATGCCAACTGGCGGCGGAGGAAGTGTATCCCGACAACATGTGAATTCTAGTTTTCCTAGCCAA TTTCAAAACATGGATGGACATTCACAACCTATGCCAACTGGCGGCGGAGGAAGTGTATCCCAACAACATGTGAATTCTAGTTTCCCTGGCCAAATAAGT TTTCAGAACATGGATGGACATTCACAACCTATGCCAACTGACGGCGGAGGAAGTGTATCCCAACAACACGCGAATTCTAGTTTTCCTGGCCAA CTTCAGAACATGCATGGACATTCACAACCTATGCCAACTGGCAGCGGAGGTGTGAATTCTAGCTTTT CTGGCCAAGCAAGT CCAACTGGTGGTGGAAAAAGCGGATACCCCTTCATCGGCCGAGAAAAATTTATGGAGCTTAGTTATGCA GAACTGCCTGAACCTTCACCACCCATGCAAACTGGCGGCAGAGAAGCGTATCCCACTTCGGGTAACTGA
- the LOC119980923 gene encoding S-antigen protein-like isoform X22, whose protein sequence is MISVSSCSNTWALMASSAAGSSDLNKSSSSKKKKKVTSPTSSPLVTNRKASAADVEGRLNMPNQGTWKTDAGTDQSTAGQLYAKKAEKKTRREVDANYRRKIKTKVENYDYMLSEFGKLQLENERLRKENEHLRKDNESLKQLAESHNKETEKLESRITSLTGDNNSLSKENKSFLLKMLNLYEENDQLKKKEYWKNLYTHQQLVGSNSYGQVSFQSMHGHSQPMPTGGGGSVSQQHVNSSFPGQVSFQNMDGHSQPMPTGGGGSVSQQHVNSSFPGQFQNMDGHSQPMPTGGGGSVSRQHVNSSFPSQFQNMDGHSQPMPTGGGGSVSQQHVNSSFPGQISFQNMDGHSQPMPTDGGGSVSQQHANSSFPGQLQNMHGHSQPMPTGSGGVNSSFSGQASPTGGGKSGYPFIGREKFMELSYAELPEPSPPMQTGGREAYPTSGN, encoded by the exons ATGATCAG CGTTAGTTCTTGCAGCAATACTTGGGCACTAATGGCAAGCTCTGCTGCTGGTTCATCAGATCTCAACAAGTCGAGCTcgtcgaagaagaagaagaaagtcacGTCTCCAACAAGCTCTCCGTTAG TTACAAATCGAAAGGCTTCTGCAGCAGACGTTGAGGGACGGTTGAATATGCCAAATCAAG GTACATGGAAGACTGATGCAGGCACTGATCAATCTACAGCTGGACAATTATATGCCAAAAAAGCCGAGAAAAAAACACGAAGAGAGGTTGATGCAAATTATCGCCGTAAAATAAAG ACGAAGGTGGAAAATTACGATTACATGTTGTCTGAGTTTGGAAAACTTCAACTAGAGAATGAGCGTTTAAGGAAGGAGAATGAGCATTTAAGGAAGGATAATGAGTCATTGAAACAACTGGCTGAGTCACATAACAAAGAGACAGAGAAACTTGAATCTCGAATTACTTCATTGACCGGCGACAATAATTCCCTATCGAAGGAGAACAAATCTTTTCTTCTTAAGATGCTG AATTTGTATGAGGAGAATGATCAATTGAAAAAGAAGGAATACTGGAAGAATCTTTATACCCACCAGCAGCTTGTGGGTTCAAATTCTTATGGTCAAGTAAGT TTTCAGAGCATGCATGGACATTCACAACCTATGCCAACTGGCGGCGGAGGAAGTGTATCCCAACAACATGTGAATTCTAGTTTTCCTGGCCAAGTAAGT TTTCAGAACATGGATGGACATTCACAACCTATGCCAACTGGCGGCGGAGGAAGTGTATCCCAACAACATGTGAATTCTAGTTTTCCTGGTCAA TTTCAGAACATGGATGGACATTCACAACCTATGCCAACTGGCGGCGGAGGAAGTGTATCCCGACAACATGTGAATTCTAGTTTTCCTAGCCAA TTTCAAAACATGGATGGACATTCACAACCTATGCCAACTGGCGGCGGAGGAAGTGTATCCCAACAACATGTGAATTCTAGTTTCCCTGGCCAAATAAGT TTTCAGAACATGGATGGACATTCACAACCTATGCCAACTGACGGCGGAGGAAGTGTATCCCAACAACACGCGAATTCTAGTTTTCCTGGCCAA CTTCAGAACATGCATGGACATTCACAACCTATGCCAACTGGCAGCGGAGGTGTGAATTCTAGCTTTT CTGGCCAAGCAAGT CCAACTGGTGGTGGAAAAAGCGGATACCCCTTCATCGGCCGAGAAAAATTTATGGAGCTTAGTTATGCA GAACTGCCTGAACCTTCACCACCCATGCAAACTGGCGGCAGAGAAGCGTATCCCACTTCGGGTAACTGA